The following proteins are encoded in a genomic region of Pseudomonadota bacterium:
- a CDS encoding DsrE family protein, whose translation MSKKYMMIITHSTDHPHLTSVSMGLVSCLVLEGADMALFFMSEGAKLCQKGVAETIEEKNIAPVRHSLSIIREGNTQLYVCKIDLKKFGIEEDQLLDGVKIVDLMDVSTLMMERETLKC comes from the coding sequence ATGTCCAAGAAATATATGATGATAATTACCCATTCCACTGATCATCCTCATCTGACAAGTGTGAGCATGGGGTTGGTATCCTGCCTGGTTTTAGAAGGAGCTGATATGGCTTTATTTTTCATGTCGGAGGGCGCTAAATTGTGTCAAAAAGGTGTGGCGGAGACCATTGAAGAGAAAAATATTGCTCCAGTCCGTCATTCTCTTTCAATAATTCGTGAGGGGAATACTCAATTGTATGTCTGCAAAATTGACTTGAAAAAATTCGGCATCGAGGAAGACCAATTGCTCGATGGTGTCAAAATTGTCGACCTGATGGACGTCTCAACACTTATGATGGAGAGGGAAACACTCAAGTGTTAA